From the genome of Scytonema hofmannii PCC 7110, one region includes:
- a CDS encoding AAA-like domain-containing protein: MSRLVVLSLGQGNLRDGFAAVTAQVGEASNPYHMKMIASLPAAPKILELYQNWQALYYAFYQRLSCWRTGVETDDYLEISEVGLTHVSDVDIVKLSQKLSKRLNAWLDSREFRKIDRQLRTQLKPCDEIRLIIETNDDLLRHLPWHLWEFFEDYPYGEIALSATEYQNSNRLPVNHRKFQLRILAIFGNAQGIDISHDRIFLEKLSHRAEIEFLVEPSLRNLNDHLWQQGWDILFFAGHSSSQEKGILQINPTDTISLENLRYALKEAIGRGLKLAIFNSCDGLGLAQQLEDLNIPQVIVMREAVPDVVAQEFLRYFIAEFSSGKSLYTAVRSARERLQALEKEYPCATWLPVIFQNPAESSIVWLQDGVRIEWEDMVNSPKLTPGFNLRGMQPEMRSPFVTPVRPQPINLDRDVLPPYPSGSVPLDSPYYIENTAVGTQIYREITKPGALIRIKAPMSMGKTSLLSRILEYANCIGYRTISLNFEEQIDQEILSDLNRFLRWLCANISRQLHIEPRLDDYWDEDIGSKVSCSLYLRNYVLEQIDSPVVLALDEVNQIFEHPQVAKEFLPLLRSWYEEAKRRPIWQKLRLIVVHSTEVYVPLQLHQSPFNVGLPIQLQSFSFEQVKQLALRYGLGWKDGLEAKLLMDMVGGHPALVHLAFYHLSQQEITLTQLLQNSSTPKGIYYHHLQRHWATLEAQPELASALYTVINTTEPVQLESVIAYKLSSMGLIKLDNHQATPSCQLYREYFKSKFPLFK; this comes from the coding sequence ATGAGTAGGTTAGTTGTTTTAAGCTTGGGTCAGGGAAACTTGCGTGATGGCTTTGCTGCTGTTACCGCACAAGTTGGTGAAGCTAGCAACCCCTACCACATGAAAATGATTGCTAGTTTACCAGCCGCACCAAAAATTCTAGAACTTTATCAAAACTGGCAAGCGCTTTATTATGCTTTCTATCAACGCCTGAGTTGTTGGCGTACTGGTGTTGAAACAGATGATTATCTTGAAATTTCAGAAGTGGGACTGACTCATGTTTCTGATGTTGATATCGTCAAGTTATCTCAAAAGCTGTCAAAAAGACTCAATGCATGGCTGGATTCAAGAGAATTTCGCAAAATTGATCGGCAATTACGTACACAATTAAAACCATGTGATGAAATTCGCTTGATTATAGAAACTAATGATGATTTATTGAGACATCTGCCTTGGCATTTGTGGGAGTTTTTTGAGGATTATCCCTATGGAGAAATTGCTTTAAGTGCAACAGAATATCAAAATTCTAATAGATTACCTGTTAATCACCGAAAATTTCAACTGAGAATTTTGGCAATTTTTGGAAACGCTCAAGGGATTGATATCAGTCACGATAGAATTTTTTTAGAAAAATTATCCCATCGAGCAGAAATTGAATTTTTAGTTGAGCCAAGTTTACGCAATTTGAATGACCATCTTTGGCAGCAAGGTTGGGATATTCTTTTTTTTGCAGGTCATAGTTCCAGTCAAGAAAAAGGGATTTTGCAAATCAATCCCACAGATACAATTTCCCTTGAGAATCTGAGGTACGCTCTCAAGGAAGCGATCGGTCGTGGGTTGAAGCTCGCAATTTTTAACTCCTGTGATGGTTTGGGGTTGGCGCAGCAACTCGAAGATTTGAACATACCTCAAGTCATTGTCATGCGGGAGGCTGTTCCAGATGTGGTTGCTCAAGAATTTTTAAGATATTTCATAGCTGAATTTTCCTCGGGTAAATCCTTATATACTGCGGTGCGTTCTGCACGAGAAAGATTGCAAGCATTAGAGAAAGAATATCCTTGTGCGACTTGGCTACCAGTTATTTTCCAAAACCCAGCCGAATCGTCAATAGTTTGGTTGCAGGATGGTGTTCGGATTGAGTGGGAGGACATGGTGAATTCGCCAAAGTTAACTCCTGGTTTTAATCTTAGGGGGATGCAACCAGAAATGCGATCGCCATTTGTCACTCCAGTTCGCCCCCAACCCATCAATCTCGATAGAGACGTATTACCTCCGTATCCCAGTGGTTCTGTTCCCTTAGACTCCCCTTACTATATTGAAAATACTGCAGTTGGCACACAGATTTACAGAGAAATTACTAAACCGGGCGCTTTAATTCGGATTAAGGCTCCAATGTCCATGGGGAAAACTTCTCTGTTGTCAAGAATTCTGGAATATGCCAACTGCATTGGCTACCGCACAATCAGCCTAAACTTTGAAGAACAAATTGACCAGGAAATTCTGAGTGATTTGAATCGATTCTTGCGTTGGCTGTGTGCGAATATTTCCCGTCAGCTTCATATAGAGCCAAGATTGGATGATTATTGGGATGAAGACATTGGGAGTAAAGTCAGTTGTTCGCTGTACTTGCGAAACTACGTGCTCGAACAAATTGATTCGCCTGTAGTTTTGGCTTTGGATGAGGTGAACCAAATTTTTGAACATCCCCAGGTAGCGAAAGAATTTTTGCCGTTGTTGCGATCGTGGTACGAAGAAGCGAAAAGACGACCGATTTGGCAAAAGCTGCGTCTGATTGTGGTTCATTCAACAGAAGTGTATGTTCCCTTGCAACTTCATCAGTCACCATTCAATGTCGGGCTTCCGATTCAGTTACAAAGCTTTAGTTTTGAACAAGTCAAGCAGTTAGCTCTACGCTATGGATTGGGTTGGAAAGATGGTTTAGAAGCAAAACTTTTGATGGATATGGTTGGAGGACATCCAGCGCTGGTACATTTAGCGTTCTATCACCTCAGTCAGCAAGAGATAACTTTGACACAGCTGCTGCAAAATTCTTCCACGCCCAAGGGCATATACTACCATCACTTGCAACGACATTGGGCAACCTTGGAAGCACAACCGGAATTAGCATCTGCTCTTTATACAGTGATAAATACTACAGAACCTGTGCAGTTAGAATCTGTTATTGCTTATAAGCTCAGTAGTATGGGGTTGATTAAATTGGATAATCATCAAGCAACTCCAAGCTGTCAGTTATATCGTGAGTATTTTAAATCTAAGTTTCCTCTTTTTAAGTAA
- a CDS encoding amidohydrolase family protein gives MLEGYRIIDADSHVYEPHHMWQEYLEPAFKSFALSPELTLAGEKIVNKYSNRLRQEGAKQVTQAYPLSWLNNFDAESHVQAMQQMGVDISFIYPTYFSWVIAVDTIAPQLAGAFVRAYNNWLRDFCSYNPQILRGVGVVNLHAPEEMVLELERVAEFGWKSIFLRPNPVKGRVLSDSVYEPFWTKCEELGIAVSLHESTHSRLPSAGADRFNTRFALHACSHPMEQMMALLSLIEGGVLERHPNLRVGFLESGCGWLPYWLWRLDREYEDLCWEVADNIKMKPSEYFRRQCFISMEPSEPYLSQILEYLGSDNLIFGSDYPHMDHDPKVVAEVVALQNQLPKKVVQKILWDNPARFYKLD, from the coding sequence ATGCTTGAAGGATATCGAATTATTGATGCAGATTCCCACGTCTATGAGCCACACCATATGTGGCAAGAGTACCTCGAACCTGCATTTAAGAGCTTTGCGCTATCTCCAGAACTAACGCTTGCAGGCGAAAAGATCGTAAACAAATACTCGAATCGGCTCCGTCAAGAAGGTGCTAAACAAGTGACTCAAGCTTATCCTCTATCTTGGTTGAACAATTTTGATGCTGAGTCTCACGTGCAAGCTATGCAGCAGATGGGAGTTGATATATCATTTATTTACCCGACTTACTTCTCATGGGTCATTGCTGTAGACACGATCGCACCACAACTAGCTGGTGCATTTGTCCGTGCTTACAATAATTGGCTGCGAGATTTCTGCAGCTATAATCCACAAATTCTTCGAGGTGTAGGTGTTGTCAATTTACACGCACCAGAAGAAATGGTGCTTGAATTGGAGCGGGTAGCAGAGTTTGGTTGGAAATCAATTTTTTTACGCCCCAACCCTGTTAAAGGGCGGGTTCTGAGTGACTCCGTTTACGAACCGTTTTGGACAAAGTGCGAGGAATTAGGGATTGCTGTGAGCCTCCATGAGTCCACTCACAGTCGCTTACCTAGCGCAGGTGCAGATCGCTTCAACACTCGCTTTGCGCTACACGCTTGCTCTCATCCGATGGAACAAATGATGGCGTTGCTATCGTTGATCGAAGGTGGAGTATTAGAACGTCATCCCAACCTTAGAGTTGGATTTCTTGAGTCTGGGTGTGGCTGGCTTCCCTATTGGTTATGGCGGCTCGATCGCGAGTACGAAGATCTTTGTTGGGAAGTTGCAGACAATATAAAAATGAAGCCCTCTGAGTACTTTCGCCGTCAATGCTTTATCTCCATGGAGCCTTCAGAACCATATCTGAGTCAGATTCTTGAATATCTTGGTTCAGATAACTTGATCTTTGGGTCTGACTATCCCCATATGGATCACGATCCAAAAGTCGTTGCAGAAGTCGTAGCACTTCAGAATCAGCTTCCTAAAAAAGTTGTACAAAAGATTCTTTGGGATAATCCGGCTCGATTCTACAAACTGGACTAG
- a CDS encoding AAA-like domain-containing protein — MTLDSLLAIVNHKLLETQNRPLNDTETLILRGIWQSQTYSQMAQAGGYSPGYLTNVVAPGLCQKLSLIIGRRVTKKNCRALLEFYATAQAYQTITTSPRQLPTHIWTNKQKLPRFPSGSVPLDSPYYIQNTAIQEQAFAEISKPGALIRLEAPREMGKTSLLLRILEYAHHLGYRTVSLNLEEHLEGEILTDLNRFLRWLCANISLQLGLEPKLDDYWDWDLGSKVSCSLFLRNHVLEQTGSPIVLALDDVNHIFEYPQVAKEFFPLLRSWYEEAKRQPIWQKLRLIVIHSAEVYMPLQLHQSPFNVGLPIQLRNFNLAQVQQLSQNYGIDWADDNEVKFLTDMVGGHPALVHLALYHLSGGEISLTQLLEDAPTPVGIYYHHLQRHWAALQAQPKLASAFERVMHTTNPVSLESLLADKLSSMGLIKLENDRAIPSCQLYRQYFLRKFSSPSSQLSTPLNMKII; from the coding sequence ATGACTCTTGATTCTCTACTTGCAATTGTAAATCACAAGCTATTGGAAACCCAAAATCGTCCTCTGAATGATACAGAGACACTCATTCTGCGGGGTATTTGGCAGAGTCAAACCTACAGTCAAATGGCTCAAGCAGGAGGATATAGTCCTGGCTACTTGACTAATGTCGTTGCTCCGGGGTTATGCCAAAAGCTCTCACTGATTATTGGCAGGCGCGTGACCAAAAAAAACTGTCGGGCGCTGTTAGAGTTTTATGCAACTGCACAAGCTTACCAAACGATAACGACATCGCCAAGACAACTTCCTACTCACATTTGGACAAATAAACAAAAACTCCCTCGCTTTCCGAGTGGTTCTGTTCCTCTTGATTCACCTTATTATATTCAAAACACTGCTATTCAGGAGCAAGCTTTTGCAGAAATCAGCAAACCAGGAGCTTTAATTCGGCTCGAAGCGCCAAGGGAGATGGGTAAAACTTCTCTGCTGTTAAGAATTTTGGAATACGCTCATCATCTTGGTTATCGCACTGTTAGCCTAAATTTAGAAGAGCATCTTGAGGGAGAAATTTTAACCGACCTCAATCGATTTTTGCGCTGGCTGTGCGCTAATATTTCTTTGCAATTGGGGCTTGAGCCAAAACTAGACGACTATTGGGATTGGGATCTCGGTAGTAAGGTGAGTTGCTCTTTGTTCTTGCGGAATCACGTGCTTGAGCAGACTGGCTCTCCAATAGTTCTAGCATTGGATGATGTCAATCATATTTTTGAATATCCACAAGTGGCAAAAGAATTTTTCCCTTTGTTGCGATCGTGGTATGAAGAAGCTAAAAGACAGCCCATTTGGCAAAAGCTGCGTCTGATTGTCATACATTCCGCAGAAGTCTATATGCCTTTACAACTTCATCAATCACCGTTTAATGTGGGATTGCCGATTCAGTTAAGAAACTTTAACTTGGCTCAAGTACAGCAGTTATCCCAGAATTACGGGATTGATTGGGCAGATGATAATGAGGTAAAATTTCTAACAGATATGGTCGGGGGGCATCCAGCACTAGTCCATCTGGCACTATATCACCTAAGTGGTGGTGAAATAAGTCTAACGCAACTTCTCGAAGATGCTCCTACACCAGTGGGCATTTACTATCATCACTTGCAGCGTCATTGGGCAGCTTTACAGGCACAACCAAAACTTGCATCTGCTTTTGAAAGGGTCATGCATACCACTAACCCTGTATCACTAGAATCCTTACTCGCTGACAAGCTTAGTAGTATGGGATTAATTAAGTTGGAGAACGATCGCGCAATTCCCAGTTGTCAGTTGTATCGGCAGTATTTTCTGCGAAAGTTTTCCTCTCCTAGCAGTCAACTTAGTACACCACTAAACATGAAAATTATCTAA
- a CDS encoding TOMM precursor leader peptide-binding protein — MFKKPKFKTCFRIETVETEGVFLVSERDTIVVQDRLYLLLCPLLDGNRTVDEIVQQLQDKLPMSYIYYALMELEQRGYLVEYEEVLPSNVAIFCEHLKVNIEDACQRLQVSKVAVRALGDLSGAELIATLESLKIQVAKEGDIEVVLTDDYLRAELVEINQKNLARSRPWMLVKPIGTVIWIGPIFHPEKTGCWECLSQRLQGNRPVEGFIQRRNNVLSSLTPPLADLPSTRQTAITMAATQILQWIVKAENKRLEGILVTHDTLTLETRSHLLIKRPQCYSCGILKQQHLRPLPLILGNRKKTFTADGGHRCVSPEATFEKYRYHISPITGVVRDLGKLSFDLKGLTHTYFAKHHFASMFDDLSVLERNIGGRSAGKGRTDAQARASGFCEAIERYSGVFQGDEIRVKSSYQNLDNKAIHPNTCMNFSQAQYDERLVWNADCGSFFQRVPEPFDEEREIEWTPVWSLTDQDFKYLPTAYCYFGYPISSKPDCWADTNGCAAGNTLEEAIVQGFMELVERDSVALWWYNRIQRAAVDLESFDEPYFQALRCYYQSIDRELWVLDITSDLNIPAFAAISYKSKCQVKDIILGFGAHFDPKLAVQRALTEMNQILPAVLTADANGITQYATSAEAPVLDWWKTATLENQPYLIPDKSAVLKKYFDYPYIATDNFLDDIKLCQQIVEQRGMEMLVLDQTRPDIGLKVVKVIIPGMRHFWKRLAPGRLYDVPVELGWLKEPIPEDLLNPIPMWM; from the coding sequence ATGTTTAAAAAACCGAAGTTTAAGACTTGCTTTCGCATCGAAACAGTTGAGACAGAAGGAGTGTTCCTTGTATCAGAAAGAGACACGATTGTGGTTCAAGATCGCCTCTACCTGTTGTTATGCCCCTTGCTTGATGGAAACCGAACTGTTGATGAAATTGTTCAGCAACTCCAAGATAAGCTCCCAATGTCCTATATTTATTACGCGCTTATGGAATTGGAGCAAAGGGGTTATCTTGTCGAATATGAGGAGGTTTTGCCTTCAAATGTCGCTATCTTTTGCGAGCATTTGAAGGTCAACATTGAAGATGCTTGCCAACGATTACAAGTATCTAAAGTGGCTGTCAGAGCTTTAGGAGATCTGTCCGGAGCAGAATTGATTGCTACTCTCGAATCGCTGAAAATTCAAGTTGCAAAAGAAGGAGACATTGAAGTTGTCTTAACTGACGATTACTTGAGAGCAGAACTGGTCGAAATTAACCAAAAAAACCTGGCGCGATCGCGTCCTTGGATGTTGGTCAAACCAATAGGAACCGTCATCTGGATTGGACCGATCTTTCATCCTGAAAAAACAGGTTGTTGGGAATGCCTATCCCAACGCTTGCAAGGCAACCGCCCAGTTGAAGGATTTATCCAAAGACGCAATAATGTTTTATCATCTTTAACACCACCACTGGCTGATTTGCCCTCAACACGACAAACTGCCATCACAATGGCAGCAACTCAAATCCTTCAGTGGATCGTAAAGGCAGAAAACAAGCGCCTCGAAGGGATACTAGTGACCCATGATACTCTTACACTAGAGACGCGGAGCCATTTGCTCATCAAACGTCCTCAGTGTTATAGCTGTGGCATTCTTAAACAGCAGCATTTGAGACCTTTACCTTTAATACTTGGAAACCGCAAAAAAACCTTTACGGCTGATGGCGGACATCGCTGCGTTTCGCCAGAAGCAACCTTTGAAAAGTATCGATACCATATAAGCCCGATTACAGGAGTCGTGCGAGACTTGGGCAAACTCTCTTTTGACTTGAAGGGTTTAACACATACCTATTTTGCTAAGCATCATTTTGCCTCAATGTTTGATGACTTAAGTGTTTTAGAGAGAAATATTGGAGGTAGAAGTGCAGGAAAAGGGAGAACAGATGCTCAAGCAAGAGCAAGTGGTTTTTGCGAAGCCATTGAAAGGTACTCTGGCGTTTTTCAGGGAGACGAAATCAGAGTCAAAAGCAGTTACCAAAACCTGGACAACAAGGCGATCCATCCTAATACCTGCATGAACTTCAGCCAAGCTCAATACGATGAACGTTTGGTGTGGAACGCTGATTGTGGCAGTTTTTTTCAGAGAGTTCCCGAACCGTTTGATGAAGAAAGAGAAATTGAGTGGACACCTGTTTGGTCATTAACTGACCAAGACTTTAAGTATTTGCCAACCGCTTATTGTTATTTTGGCTATCCCATATCTTCTAAGCCAGACTGTTGGGCAGACACTAATGGGTGTGCAGCTGGGAATACCTTAGAAGAAGCGATCGTACAAGGTTTCATGGAATTAGTAGAGCGAGATAGTGTCGCCTTGTGGTGGTATAACCGCATTCAAAGAGCAGCAGTAGATTTAGAGAGTTTTGACGAGCCGTACTTTCAAGCCTTGAGATGTTATTACCAATCGATTGATCGCGAACTCTGGGTTCTTGATATAACTAGCGACTTGAATATTCCTGCCTTTGCCGCAATTAGTTATAAAAGCAAGTGCCAGGTGAAAGACATTATATTGGGTTTTGGTGCTCACTTCGACCCAAAGCTTGCGGTTCAAAGAGCACTGACTGAAATGAACCAAATTCTTCCTGCTGTCTTAACTGCTGATGCCAATGGCATAACTCAATATGCGACCTCTGCTGAGGCTCCCGTTCTCGATTGGTGGAAAACGGCAACGCTAGAAAATCAGCCTTACTTAATACCAGATAAAAGTGCTGTCCTCAAAAAGTATTTTGACTATCCTTATATAGCAACTGATAACTTTCTTGATGATATTAAGCTCTGCCAGCAAATTGTAGAGCAACGTGGCATGGAAATGCTAGTTCTCGACCAGACCCGTCCTGATATCGGACTGAAAGTCGTTAAAGTTATAATTCCTGGAATGCGCCACTTCTGGAAGCGCTTGGCACCGGGACGACTTTATGATGTTCCAGTAGAACTAGGTTGGTTGAAAGAACCGATACCAGAAGATCTCCTGAATCCAATACCCATGTGGATGTAA